DNA from Drosophila busckii strain San Diego stock center, stock number 13000-0081.31 chromosome 2R, ASM1175060v1, whole genome shotgun sequence:
CCAAAGTGTTAAGCGTTTTTAGGTACTAGATAGAGTCCACCTAATACTGTCTGTactattcaaaattaattctCACTGAGTGTCAATAAGTTCAAAAAagttaaatcaaaacaaattcttTTTAGTTGAGTTATGCTCTGGCAGCTTAACGATTGACATTCTCATATTTTCGTTTTTCGaacattctatatatattatatatcattGAGAATGTCATATCGTTGAagctgtaatttttttttgcttgttttttagtGTTTTTTAAATGGTTATACcgatttttttaaaaattcccTCTCCCCGCAACGCTAACTTAAGCTGCacttattgtgtgtgtgtgttggcttacTGTACTgattgtgcttgtgtgtgtgtgcgtatgtgtgtgtctgtgtgtcgtGCTGGAGAGCCAATCTAGTAGACAATCAGCAGGTTGTTCTCGTTGAAACCAGCGGAGTGTCCAGCATTGCGCACTATAAAGTTGGAGCCATCAAAGTGCATGCGCTTCTCATTGCGACTACGGAAATAAAGGAAATGCAATCAGTACACACTTGAGTAGAAAAATGGAGACATACCGCAAGAACAGATGCGATGTTTTGCCCAATGATGCAGTGCAATGGATGCCAAGAGTAGTCAAGGTGACTGATCCATTGCCAGGACTAGTGCGAATGAGGCCCTTGTTATGCTGACGCGTCACCTTCACCAGCCCATCAGCAGCCTGTATGATGCGGAAGCCATTGATGTCATATGTCTCGGTGCCATCGTCGGCGCATGCATAAGTGGACTTTGCAATCACCTCCTGAGCATCCGGCACAAAGGAGCGACCGTGACGCGAGTCACTGTGAAAAAACATTACTTGAAatatttctgctgcttttagcTTTGAGCAACTTACTCATAAAACACAGCCAAAGTGTAGTCCTTGGTCAGATCAGTGAATGTGTCGGTTGTGGTGCGTGTGCCCGCAGTGTCTACCAGATAAATCAAAGCGCAAGACTCGCTTGTGAAGCTCACACCTTTGTACCACATCTTGGCGTATCGCCTAACacatgaaaaaaaatgttataaatctTTGGATATTAATGCTACGACTTACACAAAATTGTTGGCCTTCATGCCATCATAAGTAACAATTTCCACCTTGGAGCCGCTTTGCAATATGCGCCCATTTGGATGAATCAAAGCTGAATTGGTCCCATTGCGAGATAGAGAGACGGCCACCATGCTGCGTTGGTTCAGCACACGCACTGCCTTGTCTAAAGTCATATCAATGCTGCagttaaaaaacatttagaCATGTCACAAGGATGAGATGGGAGTACACACCGAACACCATCGCGTAGGCGCAGCTGTATGGTGCCATTCGACATGGCAATGGGCCCTGAGCCGGGGCAGGGCGGCGGTGGTGGAGGGCTGTTCTCAAATTCAAAAGTGCGCGAGCTGACTCTACCCAAGGCATGAGGTGGTGGCGGCATCGGCGATGGAAACTGCTGCGAATGGTGAATTGATGACTGAGGctgaaaaattgcataaattataataaatgagaGATCAGCTTTCAAAGGCAACTCACTGGCATATAGGCGCCAGCATTCTCAAACCCATAGGTGCCCGGATAGCGAGCAGTGAGCGATTTTCCTCCCCGAATAATGTGAGGCGAGTCCATATCAGAAGAAGCGCTAAGCAACGGCTGGGATGGAGAATGGTGCATGCCCAGTTGCATGGCACGATAGGAGCCAACAACGTTGGTCTGACTCGAGCACTCCTTGGCCAATACTGAGGTATTGGTGCCCACGCTAGCGCTGCTGCCGTTGAGCGACATGCTGCTCATACGCGATGAGAGCGAGGCCTGCGACATGGGCAGGCGCAACGATGATTGCTGCAAAGAGAAGAGAGTTTTAAAAATCACATGGATGTAAAATTCAAGTGAGAACTTACTGGCGATggattgttgttggtgtagaCAGAGCGCTGGCGCACACCGTTGGCAGCTTTGGTTGGAGAGCGCAAGATGTTGTTGATCTTGTCATTGCGCTGGGCACGGGAGAGAAAATCCTCTGCATTGAAAATGCCCACCCGACCGCTCTTTGGGGTTAGAATGACAtctggcggcggctgctgctgctgttgctgcgaaGTCTCCTGCTGCGGAGTCTCCTGCTCATCTCCAGTGGAGAGCTGGCATTGCACCTCCTTGGTGTTTGGCTTTGTAACTGGAAccattttcaacaatttctgCTTAAGTGGGTTAGTAAGAAGGTGGGGAGGAATGGGAAAGAAAAACCAAAGATGCTCGACACAACGACTCAAAGAGaggaatttaatttacacttttttattttctactttCAAGAGCACTGCTCACTGCGAAAATTTGTCAGAGAATGACTTGACACAATGAACTCAAAGCCAACTAATGTTctataagctgcagctgaatgAAGAATAACAATTATTGTGCAGAAAAACTTGACATTTTGATAAGGCAGTTTGTAATCGATAAATCAAGCTCGATGACTTTAAAGCGGTGTTGGTAAACACACGCAAAACTTAACGAAAGGGTGAAGTATCGATGCATAAGCTACAAGCAGCTAATAGTAAAAAGttaatttgtgtgcaatttaaaaaagcaaagcgcaaaataatttattattttatgtgtgtgtatgtagcATACAGGTGAGCtcaataaaatcaattgttgcatactttgtaGCAGCAAAAATCATTAATGAgtatatttcaaaaaaagcttttatcagtaatttattatgaaatttaaatt
Protein-coding regions in this window:
- the LOC108595905 gene encoding uncharacterized protein LOC108595905, coding for MVPVTKPNTKEVQCQLSTGDEQETPQQETSQQQQQQPPPDVILTPKSGRVGIFNAEDFLSRAQRNDKINNILRSPTKAANGVRQRSVYTNNNPSPQSSLRLPMSQASLSSRMSSMSLNGSSASVGTNTSVLAKECSSQTNVVGSYRAMQLGMHHSPSQPLLSASSDMDSPHIIRGGKSLTARYPGTYGFENAGAYMPPQSSIHHSQQFPSPMPPPPHALGRVSSRTFEFENSPPPPPPCPGSGPIAMSNGTIQLRLRDGVRIDMTLDKAVRVLNQRSMVAVSLSRNGTNSALIHPNGRILQSGSKVEIVTYDGMKANNFVRYAKMWYKGVSFTSESCALIYLVDTAGTRTTTDTFTDLTKDYTLAVFYDDSRHGRSFVPDAQEVIAKSTYACADDGTETYDINGFRIIQAADGLVKVTRQHNKGLIRTSPGNGSVTLTTLGIHCTASLGKTSHLFLRRNEKRMHFDGSNFIVRNAGHSAGFNENNLLIVY